The nucleotide sequence ACTTAGGATCTGTTATAGCATTATTAGTTACGATAGTAAAAGTTGCTTGTGGGTTGAGAAGGTGTGCTTCTGCGAAATTTTGAAATACACCCAAATCCCATATTTTACTTGATACTAGTGGTCGGGACGTATGTTTAAGTTGATATAAATTTTGGTTATCAACTTCAAGCTTGTGCAGTACATCAACGTCTTCGATGCCCTCCAACCTTATTTGGTGACATGTAGAGTCTGACGACAAAATTGTAAGGGCCTTGTAAATGCCATACAATAGTTGATATTCGATGCCTCGTAAGTTCACTCGGCCTCCGGTCCGCTTTTTAGCCAACACTTCGATAGAACTCGGTAATACACTCACAGCGGTTTTGGATTTGATTTCCATGCTTACGTATTTTCAGACTATTTAATTTTTAGTTTCTTCAAACTCTTAGCATACTGTTAAATAATTGATTTACAATTAAATAATAAAAAATCCAGCAACAAAGAAAATGGCTACCATTGGCAAATCATGCAGTAGCTCCCGACTTAGCAATAGCGTAAGAGCGCCGGTAACTCAGAGTAGGAGTTTAAATATTTCAACGGCCATAGGGTACCTCCACGGCATTATGGTAAAAATAGTTCTTACTCGTTCAGGGCAGACTATCAGACCCGAATTTTCGCTTTTTTGAAAGCTAAAAGGTGAGATTTTGTAAGGTAGTAGAGAGGCGTCATAAAAGTACATAGGCCTGACTCAGACCAAAACATCAAAAGGTACCTTAGCTTCTACCTGGCTCATCGAATTAGGGAGAATCCCGAAGCCAATTGATTTTCCAAAGTGTGCAGAAAAGTAAAAACTACCCCTCTTACTCCTTTCTTCTACAAACAATTTACCCACAAAAGACCTTACCCCACTACGCAATACCAACATTCACCATGAACTTCAGAAAACTCCACCAGTCGCCGCGCACATGGTACGTCCTCGCGGCGGGGATTGTCATCGTCTCCTGCGCCAAACAACTTGCCCCAACGGGCAATTCGGTACCTGTACCGGCCGAACCGCTGGCTGTAGTCAAGGAAGACGGCAGCACCGCCCAGGCCCGGGCGAAGGAAATACGCGAAACTACCTCTCTGACACTGGCCGACGGCCTGAAAGTGGATTTATGGGCTTCCGATTCCCTGGCTCCCGATCCCATCGCCATGTCCATCGACGACCAGGGCCGGGTGTACCTGACGCGTACCAACCGCCAGAAAAACTCTGAGTTCGACATTCGAGGTCACCGCGACTGGATGACGCCCTCCATCGCGTTGCAATCGGTCGAAGATCGCCGGGCTTTCCTGCGCAAGACTTTCGACCCCGCCAAGAGCAAGGAAAACGAGTGGCTGAAAGACCTCAACGAGGACGGCTCGCACGACTGGCACGATCTGGCCGTGGAAAAAGACGAGGTGTGGCGGCTGGAAGACACCGATAAAGACGGCATCGCCGATGTATCGACGCGCATCCTGAGCGATTTCTTCGAGGAAGTTTCCGACGTGGCCGGGGCCTTGCTGGTGCGGGCCAAGGACGTGTTTGTGGGCATTGCTCCCGACATGTGGCGGCTCACGGATACCAACGGTGACGGTATCCTGGATCGGAAAACTTCCATCAGCCACGGTTTTGGCGTTCATATCGGTTTCGGTGGGCACGGCATGTCGGGAGCCATCGAAGGGCCTGACGGGCGGATTTACTGGGGCATTGGCGATATTGGGGCCAATCTGGTGGACGTGACAGGCAAGAAGTACAGCTACCCTAATGAGGGCGTGATCGTGCGTTCCAACCCTGACGGAACCGATTTCGAGGTATTCGCTTCGGGCTTGCGCAACACGCACGAATTTGTTTTTGACGAATACGGCAACCTCATCAGTTCGGACAATGACGGCGACCACCCCGGCGAGAGCGAGCGGCTGGTGCATATTGTCGATGGCTCCGACGCGGGCTGGCGCTCCAACTGGCAATACGGGAAGTATACTGATCCTAAAAACAACAGCTACAAGGTCTGGATGGACGAACAGATGTTCAAGCCGCATCAGGCCGGACAGGCAGCATACTTTATACCACCGATTCAGAATTTTCACAACGGTCCAACGGGCATGGTTTATAATCCGGGTACGGCACTGGGTTCGGCCTGGAAGAATAAGTTTTTCCTGGTAGAATTCGTGGGTAATCCGGCCCGCTCGCCCATCTGGTCGTTTGGACTGAAGCCTAAGGGAGCATCGTTCGTGCTGGATGGCGAGCAGAAGGTACTGGGGGGTATTCTTCCCACAGGTATCCGCTTTGGTCCCGACGGCGCGCTGTACGTAGCTGACTGGCTCAACGGCTGGGATACCAAGAACGCCGGACGCGTGTGGCGGCTGGACGTGACCGAAGACAAAAACGACATGAAAGCCCTGCGCCTGGAAACCCAGCGGTTGATGCAGCTTGACTACGCCTCGCAGAAAGAAAATGCCCTGTTTGATCTGCTGTCCAATCCGGATATGCGCATCCGGCAGAAAGCCCAACTGGAACTCGCCCAACGCGGAGGCAAGGGCGCCGCTGAGTTTGGCCGGGCAATTGTACAGACCACCAACCAACTGGCCCGGGTCCATGGCGTGTGGGGAATCGGCCAACTGGCGCGGGAAAACAAATCCTACGCCAGTCCCTTGCTGGCTTTGCTTAAAGATAAGGACAACGAAATCGTGGCGCAGGCGGCCAAGGTACTGGGCGATGCAGCCGTGCCCGAAGCAGGCCCGCTCTTGGTACCTTTGTTGACTAGCAGCAATCCCCGCGTGCAGTTCTTCGGGGCGCAGGCCCTGGGCCGCGTGGACTACAAAGAGTCGGTACCTGCCTTGCTAAAAATGATCGAGGCCAACAAGGATGAGGACCTGTACCTGCGTCATGCGGCCGTGGTAGCTCTGGCCCGCCTCAATCAGGTGGAGCCCATCATTGCGCTGGCCAATCATCCCAACAAATCGCTGCGGCTGGCGGCGGTGCTGGTGCTGCGCCGCTGGGGCAACGAGAACGTGCGTCTCTTCCTGAACGACAAAGACGAGTATATTGTGGCCGAAGCGGCCCGGGCTATCAATGACGACCTGTCTATTCCCGGCGCATTGCCCGACCTGGCCGCTACGCTTAAAGAAACCCGCTTTACGTCCGAACCCCTTCTGCGCCGCGCCATCAACGCCAGTCTGCGCGTAGGAGGTGACCCCCAACTGCAGGCATTGCTGGATTTTGCCAAGCGTAAAGATGTGAATAAGGAGCTACGCACCGAAGCCCTCGCGGCTCTGGGTACCTGGGCCAACCCTTCGGTGCTTGATCGCGTGGACGGCCGCTACCGGGGGTAGTCAAGCGTGACCCCGTGGCAACCCGGGCTAAGATCGAGCCGAGTCTCGCCGTGTTATTACAGGAAAATCAACCGGAAATCCAGATTGCTGCCGCTGAAATGATGGGCAGTCTGGGCATAACGGCTTACAACCCCAAACTGGTCGAAATTTTGAACGACAGCAAATCGCCCGATGTGCGGGCGGCGATGCTGACAACACTGAGTACCTTAAAGTACAGCGATATGGAGCCGATTATCAAGCTGGGGATGAACGATGCCGACGAAAATGTCCGCGCGCGGGCTTTAAGCCTGGTCGATGGCTCAACGCTCTCGCCGACTGCCCTGGCCGACGTAGTGAATGTAGTATTTGAAAAAGGGTCGGTGAAGGAGCAGCAGCAGATGCTGCGGACGCTCAGTACCCTGCCAGCATCCAAGACCGAACCCATTCTGGATCGACTCGTGACCCGTCTGGAAAACAAGGAACTTTCGCCCAACATCAACCTGGAATTGACCGAAGCCGTGGATTCCACCAAGTCCGAGCGTCTCCGCTCACGGCTGGCGTCTTCCAAACCTAAAGGCGAAGGTATGGCCAACTTTATGGATGCTCTTACGGGCGGTGACCGCCAGCAGGGGGCAAGGTACTTCTACACCAATTCGACTGGCCAGTGCGTACGCTGCCACGCCATCAACGGGCGCGGTGGTGAAGTGGGGCCCTCCCTTACTAAAATTGGGGGTACCTTAAGCCGCGAACAACTGCTGCAGGCGCTTGTCGAACCCAGCGCAAGACTTTCGCCTGGCTATGGTACGGTGATGCTTACGCTCAAAGACGGGCAGTCCGTATCGGGCATTCTCACCGAGGAAAGTCCCCAGGAACTGGTATTAAAAACCTCCGAGGCCGAGCCGCTGAAGGTACCCGTGGCCCGCATCGCGAAGCGCGAGAACCTACCCTCAAGCATGCCGCCCATGGGGTACATCATGTCGAAGCGGGAAATTCGGGATGTGGTGGAGTTTTTGGCGAATTTGAAGTAGCT is from Salmonirosea aquatica and encodes:
- a CDS encoding HEAT repeat domain-containing protein, encoding MATRAKIEPSLAVLLQENQPEIQIAAAEMMGSLGITAYNPKLVEILNDSKSPDVRAAMLTTLSTLKYSDMEPIIKLGMNDADENVRARALSLVDGSTLSPTALADVVNVVFEKGSVKEQQQMLRTLSTLPASKTEPILDRLVTRLENKELSPNINLELTEAVDSTKSERLRSRLASSKPKGEGMANFMDALTGGDRQQGARYFYTNSTGQCVRCHAINGRGGEVGPSLTKIGGTLSREQLLQALVEPSARLSPGYGTVMLTLKDGQSVSGILTEESPQELVLKTSEAEPLKVPVARIAKRENLPSSMPPMGYIMSKREIRDVVEFLANLK
- a CDS encoding DUF7133 domain-containing protein, translated to MNFRKLHQSPRTWYVLAAGIVIVSCAKQLAPTGNSVPVPAEPLAVVKEDGSTAQARAKEIRETTSLTLADGLKVDLWASDSLAPDPIAMSIDDQGRVYLTRTNRQKNSEFDIRGHRDWMTPSIALQSVEDRRAFLRKTFDPAKSKENEWLKDLNEDGSHDWHDLAVEKDEVWRLEDTDKDGIADVSTRILSDFFEEVSDVAGALLVRAKDVFVGIAPDMWRLTDTNGDGILDRKTSISHGFGVHIGFGGHGMSGAIEGPDGRIYWGIGDIGANLVDVTGKKYSYPNEGVIVRSNPDGTDFEVFASGLRNTHEFVFDEYGNLISSDNDGDHPGESERLVHIVDGSDAGWRSNWQYGKYTDPKNNSYKVWMDEQMFKPHQAGQAAYFIPPIQNFHNGPTGMVYNPGTALGSAWKNKFFLVEFVGNPARSPIWSFGLKPKGASFVLDGEQKVLGGILPTGIRFGPDGALYVADWLNGWDTKNAGRVWRLDVTEDKNDMKALRLETQRLMQLDYASQKENALFDLLSNPDMRIRQKAQLELAQRGGKGAAEFGRAIVQTTNQLARVHGVWGIGQLARENKSYASPLLALLKDKDNEIVAQAAKVLGDAAVPEAGPLLVPLLTSSNPRVQFFGAQALGRVDYKESVPALLKMIEANKDEDLYLRHAAVVALARLNQVEPIIALANHPNKSLRLAAVLVLRRWGNENVRLFLNDKDEYIVAEAARAINDDLSIPGALPDLAATLKETRFTSEPLLRRAINASLRVGGDPQLQALLDFAKRKDVNKELRTEALAALGTWANPSVLDRVDGRYRG